A single Macrobrachium nipponense isolate FS-2020 chromosome 5, ASM1510439v2, whole genome shotgun sequence DNA region contains:
- the LOC135215822 gene encoding facilitated trehalose transporter Tret1-like, whose amino-acid sequence MQQCLINCNPYSCGITYCVTFLVQYTHTIHNSAAKYVFIFQIKQLRVDYHAKPVILLVAIFILRELGGQLAVFSYTVYLFQKAGVEIEVFTCTVLVGIVRLLATATSSILVDKLGRRPFLFGTFLVCGIAQTTGGAFLLADIPGTDWVPLVAVLIFVLAYGLGVGPIPWILLGELIPTPVRSIGASICTFSFCASQFFVGVLFPELMATLGVGGSFLVFSGANFLTSIFTFVFLPESRGRSLHQLQEVFSTRTSRRPLINVASNEASEEVNDSS is encoded by the exons ATGCAGCAGTGTCTTATCAACTGCAATCCATATAGCTGTGGTATAACATACTGTGTGACTTTCTTGGTACA atatacacacactatacataattCAGCAGCTAAATATGTTTTCATCTTTCAGATAAAACAACTGCGAGTGGATTACCACGCTAAACCAGTCATCTTACTGGTAGCTATATTTATCCTGCGTGAATTGGGAGGCCAGCTGGCGGTGTTTTCATACACTGTGTACCTGTTCCAGAAAGCTGGCGTCGAAATCGAAGTGTTCACGTGCACGGTCTTGGTGGGAATTGTGCGTCTTCTCGCTACAGCTACGTCATCCATCCTTGTTGACAAACTTGGCCGAAGGCCGTTTCTGTTTGGTACTTTCCTGGTTTGCGGCATTGCCCAAACAACTGGTGGAGCCTTCCTCCTCGCCGACATTCCAGGCACTGACTGGGTACCGCTAGTGGCAGTGCTGATCTTCGTTCTGGCCTACGGCCTCGGAGTGGGACCTATACCGTGGATCTTGTTgggagagctgataccaacgccAGTCCGTTCCATCGGGGCTTCCATATGCACATTTAGCTTTTGCGCTTCCCAGTTCTTTGTAGGAGTCCTGTTCCCCGAGCTGATGGCGACACTGGGCGTGGGTGGAAGTTTCTTGGTGTTTTCCGGTGCCAATTTCTTGACGAGCATCTTCACCTTCGTGTTTTTGCCAGAGAGCCGCGGTCGGTCACTGCACCAGTTGCAAGAAGTCTTCAGTACCCGGACATCCAGGAGACCTCTCATCAATGTTGCGTCCAACGAGGCCTCCGAAGAAGTTAACGATTCGAGTTAG